Proteins encoded by one window of Arabidopsis thaliana chromosome 2, partial sequence:
- the ABCC13 gene encoding multidrug resistance-associated protein 11 has product MAITLTNFTFLYMDANLKRLGDIVLGFGANVVTLLLILILTITRRNGRCNRRKSYIEKCLLYVTPALGACLSCVDLVLLVRTNRRREVILCFVPLSGFVMWIAVILSLKFACCACHVFTSQILCFWWIFRFLTDALHLNMIFTLQEICLIMLDIAFGISINVLRIKQAHPKIIPLEDPLIEDDDDQKRIEKNGSWWDLFTFGYIGSIMKHGSVKQLELENLLTLPPEMDPFTCCENLLRCWQLQECNNYSTPSLIWSIYGVYGWPYFRLGLLKVFNDCIGFAGPLLLNRLIKSFLDTQYTFRLSKLKLKLRSSIMSVIYRKCLWVNTANRSGFSEGEIQTFMSVDADRIVNLCNSLHDLWSLPLQIGIALYLLYTQVKFAFLSGLAITILLIPVNKWISVLIASATEKMMKLKDERIRKTGELLTNIRTLKMYGWDNWFADWLKETRATEVTHLATRKYLDAWCVFFWATTPTLFSLCTFGLFALMGHQLDAATVFTCLALFNSLISPLNSFPWVINGLIDAFISTRRVSKFLCCLEHSRDFSIDSGFTSEDLAVCVEDASCTWSSNVEEDYNLTIKQVSLRVPKGSFVAVIGEVGSGKTSLLNSLLGEMRCVHGSILLNGSVAYVPQVPWLLSGTVRENILFGKPFDSKRYFETLSACALDVDISLMVGGDMACIGDKGLNLSGGQRARFALARAVYHGSDMYLLDDVLSAVDSQVGCWILQRALLGPLLNKKTRVMCTHNIQAISCADMIVVMDKGKVNWSGSVTDMPKSISPTFSLTNEFDMSSPNHLTKRKETLSIKEDGVDEISEAAADIVKLEERKEGRVEMMVYRNYAVFSGWFITIVILVSAVLMQGSRNGNDLWLSYWVDKTGKGVSHYSTSFYLMVLCIFCIINSILTLVRAFSFAFGGLKAAVHVHNALISKLINAPTQFFDQTPSGRILNRFSSDLYTIDDSLPFILNILLANFVGLLGIIVVLSYVQVLFLLLLLPFWYIYSKLQVFYRSTSRELRRLDSVSRSPIYASFTETLDGSSTIRAFKSEEHFVGRFIEHLTLYQRTSYSEIIASLWLSLRLQLLGSMIVLFVAVMAVLGSGGNFPISFGTPGLVGLALSYAAPLVSLLGSLLTSFTETEKEMVSVERVLQYMDVPQEEVSGPQSLSDKWPVHGLVEFHNVTMRYISTLPPALTQISFTIQGGMHVGVIGRTGAGKSSILNALFRLTPVCSGEILVDGKNISHLPIRELRSCLAVVPQSPFLFQGSLRDNLDPLGLSEDWRIWEILDKCKVKAAVESVGGLDSYVKESGCSFSVGQRQLLCLARALLKSSKILCLDECTANIDVHTASLLHNTISSECKGVTVITIAHRISTVVDLDSILILDRGILVEQGKPQHLLQDDSSTFSSFVRASQ; this is encoded by the exons ATGGCTATCACTCTCACTAATTTCACT TTTCTCTATATGGATGCAAACCTGAAACGTTTAGGCGACAT agttttagggtttggagCAAATGTAGttactcttcttctgattctgattctcACCATAACGAGAAGAAATGGTAGATGTAACAGAAGG aaAAGCTACATTGAGAAGTGTTTGTTGTATGTAACACCTGCACTTGGAGCTTGTTTGTCATGTGTGGACTTGGTGTTACTTGTGAGAACAAACCGTAGGAGAGAAgtcattctctgttttgtcCCCTTGTCTGGTTTCGTAATGTGG ATTGCCGTCATCCTCTCATTGAAGTTTGCTTGTTGTGCGTGCCACGTTTTCACTAGCCAGATTCTATGTTTCTGGTGGATCTTTAGATTCCTAACAGATGCCCTTCATCTTAACATGATTTTCACATTACAG GAGATTTGCCTCATCATGTTGGACATTGCTTTTGGTATCTCTATTAATGTCCTCAGGATAAAGCAGGCACATCCCAAAATCAT TCCTTTGGAAGATCCACTTATTGAAGACGACGATGATCAAAAGCGCATT GAGAAAAATGGAAGCTGGTGGGACTTATTCACTTTTGGGTACATTGGTTCAATAATGAAACATGGCTCGGTGAAGCAGCTAGAATTGGAAAATCTACTTACACTACCACCTGAAATGGATCCTTTTACATGTTGTGAGAATTTATTGAGATGTTGGCAACTTCAAGAGTGTAATAATTACTCAACTCCATCACTAATTTGGTCAATATATGGTGTATATGGATGGCCATATTTTCGTCTTGGACTGTTAAAG GTGTTCAATGATTGCATTGGATTTGCTGGACCCTTACTTCTCAACAGACTTATCAA GTCTTTTCTTGATACACAATACACGTTTCGTCTTTCAAAGCTGAAACTCAAGCTACGGTCTAGTATAATGAGTGTCATCTACAGGAAG TGTTTGTGGGTGAACACAGCAAACCGGTCAGGATTTTCTGAAGGCGAGATTCAAACATTTATGTCGGTAGATGCTGACCGCATTGTTAACTTGTGCAACAGTTTGCATGACTTGTGGAG CCTGCCTTTGCAAATTGGGatagctttgtatcttttgtATACTCAAGTCAAGTTTGCTTTTCTTTCTGGACTTGCAATCACCATCTTGCTGATACCAG tgAATAAATGGATATCGGTGCTGATTGCATCTGCAAcagagaaaatgatgaagCTTAAAGATGAGAG GATTAGAAAAACAGGAGAGCTTTTAACAAACATACGCACACTTAAAATGTATGGATGGGATAACTGGTTTGCTGATTGGTTGAAGGAAACAAGAGCCACCGAAGTGACTCACTTAGCG ACTCGGAAGTATTTAGATGCttggtgtgttttcttttgggcAACAACAccaactcttttttctctttgcacTTTTGGTCTCTTTGCTCTGATGGGTCATCAACTTGATGCAGCAACG gtGTTTACTTGTCTTGCTTTGTTTAATAGCTTAATCTCTCCATTAAACTCGTTTCCATGGGTCATCAACGGTCTCATTGAT GCCTTTATATCCACCAGGCGTGTGAGCAAGTTCTTGTGTTGTTTGGAGCATAGTAGAGATTTTTCTATAGATTCTGGATTTACATCTGAAGACTTAGCTGTATGTGTGGAAGATGCATCTTGTACTTGGTCAAGTAACGTAGAAGAGGATTATAACTTGACAATAAAACAAGTAAGCCTAAGAGTGCCAAAGGGATCTTTTGTTGCAGTTATCGGGGAG GTTGGTTCAGGTAAAACATCGTTGTTGAATTCACTTTTAGGCGAAATGCGGTGTGTTCATGGATCTATACTATTAAATGGCTCTGTGGCATATGTACCACAG GTCCCATGGCTTTTGTCTGGAACTGTACGTGAAAACATTTTATTCGGGAAGCCTTTTGACTCCAAAAG GTATTTCGAGACATTGAGTGCTTGTGCACTAGATGTGGATATTTCACTTATGGTCGGAGGAGACATGGCGTGTATAGGTGATAAAGGACTAAACTTATCCGGAGGACAGAGAGCTCGGTTTGCTTTGGCCAG GGCTGTTTATCATGGTTCAGACATGTACCTTCTTGATGATGTACTGAGTGCAGTGGATTCACAAGTAGGATGTTGGATATTGCAAAGAGCACTTCTGGGTCCTCTGTTGAACAAAAAGACTCGTGTTATGTGCACTCACAACATTCAG GCGATATCTTGTGCAGATATGATTGTTGTGATGGACAAAGGAAAAGTGAATTGGTCAGGAAGTGTTACTGATATGCCCAAATCCATTTCTCCAACATTTTCTTTAACCAATGAATTTGATATGTCATCACCAAATCACttgaccaaaagaaaagagactcTATCTATCAAGGAAGATGGTGTAGATGAAATTAGTGAAGCTGCGGCGGATATCGTCAAATTAGAGGAACGAAAAGAGGGTCGAGTTGAAATGATGGTTTATag GAACTATGCTGTGTTTTCTGGTTGGTTCATTACTATTGTAATATTGGTTTCAGCGGTTTTAATGCAAGGGTCTCGTAATGGAAATGATTTGTGGCTATCATATTGGGTTGACAAGACAGGAAAAGGAGTATCGCATTACTCAACCTCGTTTTATTTG ATGGTTCTCTGTATCTTTTGCATCATTAACTCAATATTAACCTTGGTGAGGGCATTCTCATTTGCATTTGGAGGATTAAAAGCAGCAGTGCATGTTCATAATGCATTAATCAGTAAGCTTATAAATGCACCTACACAGTTCTTTGATCAGACACCAAGTGGAAGAATACTTAATAG GTTTTCCTCTGATCTATATACCATCGACGACTCTCTCCCGTTTATTCTCAACATTCTTCTAGCAAATTTTGTTGGCTTGTTAGGGATTATTGTAGTATTGTCTTATGTTCAG GTTCTATTcctgcttctgcttctgccATTTTGGTACATATACAGCAAGCTTCAG GTCTTCTACAGGTCTACTTCAAGGGAACTACGAAGGTTGGACAGTGTTTCACGATCACCGATATATGCATCGTTCACGGAGACACTTGATGGGTCATCAACTATCAGGGCTTTTAAGTCTGAG GAGCATTTTGTAGGTAGATTTATTGAGCATTTGACGCTATACCAGCGGACTTCTTACTCAGAGATAATCGCAAGCTTGTGGCTCTCCTTGCGTCTTCAG TTGTTAGGATCAATGATTGTCTTATTTGTCGCTGTAATGGCTGTCCTCGGCTCCGGGGGGAACTTTCCAATCAGTTTTGGTACACCTGGACTG GTGGGATTAGCGCTCTCATATGCAGCTCCATTGGTTTCTCTGTTAGGAAGCTTGTTAACAAGTTTTactgaaacagaaaaagaaatggtttcTGTTGAAAGGGTTCTCCAG TACATGGATGTGCCTCAAGAAGAAGTTTCAGGTCCTCAATCTCTCAGCGATAAGTGGCCTGTTCACGGATTAGTTGAGTTTCACAATGTGACAATGAGATACATCTCAACTCTGCCTCCGGCCCTCACccaaatttcttttacaatCCAAGGAGGAATGCAT GTAGGAGTAATTGGAAGAACTGGTGCCGGGAAGTCCTCGATCTTGAATGCGCTTTTCCGGCTTACTCCTGTTTGTAGTGGAGAGATATTGGTGGATGGAAAAAACATAAGCCATCTTCCGATAAGAGAACTCCGTTCTTGCCTCGCTGTTGTTCCTCAGAGCCCTTTTCTGTTTCAAGGATCACTGAG GGATAACCTTGATCCTCTTGGGTTGAGTGAGGATTGGAGAATCTGGGAGATCCTAGACAAGTGTAAAGTTAAGGCAGCGGTAGAAAGTGTAGGAGGGTTAGATTCATATGTAAAGGAATCTGGTTGTTCCTTTTCTGTTGGACAGAGACAGCTTTTGTGCCTTGCTCGTGCTTTGCTCAAGTCATCTAAGATCCTATGCCTTGATGAATGCACCGCCAACATCGATGTTCACACAGCTTCCCTACTCCACAACACGATATCGAGTGAATGCAAAGGCGTAACCGTCATTACCATTGCTCACCGCATTTCTACGGTTGTTGATTTAGACAGCATCCTAATTCTTGATCGTGGAATTCTTGTTGAACAAGGAAAACCACAACATCTTTTGCAAGATGACTCCTCAACTTTTTCAAGCTTTGTCAGAGCTTCTCAGTGA
- the ABCC13 gene encoding multidrug resistance-associated protein 11 (multidrug resistance-associated protein 11 (MRP11); FUNCTIONS IN: ATPase activity, coupled to transmembrane movement of substances; INVOLVED IN: transport, transmembrane transport; LOCATED IN: plasma membrane; EXPRESSED IN: 24 plant structures; EXPRESSED DURING: 12 growth stages; CONTAINS InterPro DOMAIN/s: ATPase, AAA+ type, core (InterPro:IPR003593), ABC transporter-like (InterPro:IPR003439), ABC transporter integral membrane type 1 (InterPro:IPR017940), ABC transporter, transmembrane domain, type 1 (InterPro:IPR011527), ABC transporter, transmembrane domain (InterPro:IPR001140), ABC transporter, conserved site (InterPro:IPR017871); BEST Arabidopsis thaliana protein match is: multidrug resistance-associated protein 2 (TAIR:AT2G34660.2); Has 539195 Blast hits to 324792 proteins in 3896 species: Archae - 9326; Bacteria - 437824; Metazoa - 12258; Fungi - 6863; Plants - 5577; Viruses - 6; Other Eukaryotes - 67341 (source: NCBI BLink).), translated as MAITLTNFTFLYMDANLKRLGDIVLGFGANVVTLLLILILTITRRNGRCNRRKSYIEKCLLYVTPALGACLSCVDLVLLVRTNRRREVILCFVPLSGFVMWIAVILSLKFACCACHVFTSQILCFWWIFRFLTDALHLNMIFTLQRVQEICLIMLDIAFGISINVLRIKQAHPKIIPLEDPLIEDDDDQKRIEKNGSWWDLFTFGYIGSIMKHGSVKQLELENLLTLPPEMDPFTCCENLLRCWQLQECNNYSTPSLIWSIYGVYGWPYFRLGLLKVFNDCIGFAGPLLLNRLIKSFLDTQYTFRLSKLKLKLRSSIMSVIYRKCLWVNTANRSGFSEGEIQTFMSVDADRIVNLCNSLHDLWSLPLQIGIALYLLYTQVKFAFLSGLAITILLIPVNKWISVLIASATEKMMKLKDERIRKTGELLTNIRTLKMYGWDNWFADWLKETRATEVTHLATRKYLDAWCVFFWATTPTLFSLCTFGLFALMGHQLDAATVFTCLALFNSLISPLNSFPWVINGLIDAFISTRRVSKFLCCLEHSRDFSIDSGFTSEDLAVCVEDASCTWSSNVEEDYNLTIKQVSLRVPKGSFVAVIGEVGSGKTSLLNSLLGEMRCVHGSILLNGSVAYVPQVPWLLSGTVRENILFGKPFDSKRYFETLSACALDVDISLMVGGDMACIGDKGLNLSGGQRARFALARAVYHGSDMYLLDDVLSAVDSQVGCWILQRALLGPLLNKKTRVMCTHNIQAISCADMIVVMDKGKVNWSGSVTDMPKSISPTFSLTNEFDMSSPNHLTKRKETLSIKEDGVDEISEAAADIVKLEERKEGRVEMMVYRNYAVFSGWFITIVILVSAVLMQGSRNGNDLWLSYWVDKTGKGVSHYSTSFYLMVLCIFCIINSILTLVRAFSFAFGGLKAAVHVHNALISKLINAPTQFFDQTPSGRILNRFSSDLYTIDDSLPFILNILLANFVGLLGIIVVLSYVQVLFLLLLLPFWYIYSKLQVFYRSTSRELRRLDSVSRSPIYASFTETLDGSSTIRAFKSEEHFVGRFIEHLTLYQRTSYSEIIASLWLSLRLQLLGSMIVLFVAVMAVLGSGGNFPISFGTPGLVGLALSYAAPLVSLLGSLLTSFTETEKEMVSVERVLQYMDVPQEEVSGPQSLSDKWPVHGLVEFHNVTMRYISTLPPALTQISFTIQGGMHVGVIGRTGAGKSSILNALFRLTPVCSGEILVDGKNISHLPIRELRSCLAVVPQSPFLFQGSLRDNLDPLGLSEDWRIWEILDKCKVKAAVESVGGLDSYVKESGCSFSVGQRQLLCLARALLKSSKILCLDECTANIDVHTASLLHNTISSECKGVTVITIAHRISTVVDLDSILILDRGILVEQGKPQHLLQDDSSTFSSFVRASQ; from the exons ATGGCTATCACTCTCACTAATTTCACT TTTCTCTATATGGATGCAAACCTGAAACGTTTAGGCGACAT agttttagggtttggagCAAATGTAGttactcttcttctgattctgattctcACCATAACGAGAAGAAATGGTAGATGTAACAGAAGG aaAAGCTACATTGAGAAGTGTTTGTTGTATGTAACACCTGCACTTGGAGCTTGTTTGTCATGTGTGGACTTGGTGTTACTTGTGAGAACAAACCGTAGGAGAGAAgtcattctctgttttgtcCCCTTGTCTGGTTTCGTAATGTGG ATTGCCGTCATCCTCTCATTGAAGTTTGCTTGTTGTGCGTGCCACGTTTTCACTAGCCAGATTCTATGTTTCTGGTGGATCTTTAGATTCCTAACAGATGCCCTTCATCTTAACATGATTTTCACATTACAG CGTGTACAGGAGATTTGCCTCATCATGTTGGACATTGCTTTTGGTATCTCTATTAATGTCCTCAGGATAAAGCAGGCACATCCCAAAATCAT TCCTTTGGAAGATCCACTTATTGAAGACGACGATGATCAAAAGCGCATT GAGAAAAATGGAAGCTGGTGGGACTTATTCACTTTTGGGTACATTGGTTCAATAATGAAACATGGCTCGGTGAAGCAGCTAGAATTGGAAAATCTACTTACACTACCACCTGAAATGGATCCTTTTACATGTTGTGAGAATTTATTGAGATGTTGGCAACTTCAAGAGTGTAATAATTACTCAACTCCATCACTAATTTGGTCAATATATGGTGTATATGGATGGCCATATTTTCGTCTTGGACTGTTAAAG GTGTTCAATGATTGCATTGGATTTGCTGGACCCTTACTTCTCAACAGACTTATCAA GTCTTTTCTTGATACACAATACACGTTTCGTCTTTCAAAGCTGAAACTCAAGCTACGGTCTAGTATAATGAGTGTCATCTACAGGAAG TGTTTGTGGGTGAACACAGCAAACCGGTCAGGATTTTCTGAAGGCGAGATTCAAACATTTATGTCGGTAGATGCTGACCGCATTGTTAACTTGTGCAACAGTTTGCATGACTTGTGGAG CCTGCCTTTGCAAATTGGGatagctttgtatcttttgtATACTCAAGTCAAGTTTGCTTTTCTTTCTGGACTTGCAATCACCATCTTGCTGATACCAG tgAATAAATGGATATCGGTGCTGATTGCATCTGCAAcagagaaaatgatgaagCTTAAAGATGAGAG GATTAGAAAAACAGGAGAGCTTTTAACAAACATACGCACACTTAAAATGTATGGATGGGATAACTGGTTTGCTGATTGGTTGAAGGAAACAAGAGCCACCGAAGTGACTCACTTAGCG ACTCGGAAGTATTTAGATGCttggtgtgttttcttttgggcAACAACAccaactcttttttctctttgcacTTTTGGTCTCTTTGCTCTGATGGGTCATCAACTTGATGCAGCAACG gtGTTTACTTGTCTTGCTTTGTTTAATAGCTTAATCTCTCCATTAAACTCGTTTCCATGGGTCATCAACGGTCTCATTGAT GCCTTTATATCCACCAGGCGTGTGAGCAAGTTCTTGTGTTGTTTGGAGCATAGTAGAGATTTTTCTATAGATTCTGGATTTACATCTGAAGACTTAGCTGTATGTGTGGAAGATGCATCTTGTACTTGGTCAAGTAACGTAGAAGAGGATTATAACTTGACAATAAAACAAGTAAGCCTAAGAGTGCCAAAGGGATCTTTTGTTGCAGTTATCGGGGAG GTTGGTTCAGGTAAAACATCGTTGTTGAATTCACTTTTAGGCGAAATGCGGTGTGTTCATGGATCTATACTATTAAATGGCTCTGTGGCATATGTACCACAG GTCCCATGGCTTTTGTCTGGAACTGTACGTGAAAACATTTTATTCGGGAAGCCTTTTGACTCCAAAAG GTATTTCGAGACATTGAGTGCTTGTGCACTAGATGTGGATATTTCACTTATGGTCGGAGGAGACATGGCGTGTATAGGTGATAAAGGACTAAACTTATCCGGAGGACAGAGAGCTCGGTTTGCTTTGGCCAG GGCTGTTTATCATGGTTCAGACATGTACCTTCTTGATGATGTACTGAGTGCAGTGGATTCACAAGTAGGATGTTGGATATTGCAAAGAGCACTTCTGGGTCCTCTGTTGAACAAAAAGACTCGTGTTATGTGCACTCACAACATTCAG GCGATATCTTGTGCAGATATGATTGTTGTGATGGACAAAGGAAAAGTGAATTGGTCAGGAAGTGTTACTGATATGCCCAAATCCATTTCTCCAACATTTTCTTTAACCAATGAATTTGATATGTCATCACCAAATCACttgaccaaaagaaaagagactcTATCTATCAAGGAAGATGGTGTAGATGAAATTAGTGAAGCTGCGGCGGATATCGTCAAATTAGAGGAACGAAAAGAGGGTCGAGTTGAAATGATGGTTTATag GAACTATGCTGTGTTTTCTGGTTGGTTCATTACTATTGTAATATTGGTTTCAGCGGTTTTAATGCAAGGGTCTCGTAATGGAAATGATTTGTGGCTATCATATTGGGTTGACAAGACAGGAAAAGGAGTATCGCATTACTCAACCTCGTTTTATTTG ATGGTTCTCTGTATCTTTTGCATCATTAACTCAATATTAACCTTGGTGAGGGCATTCTCATTTGCATTTGGAGGATTAAAAGCAGCAGTGCATGTTCATAATGCATTAATCAGTAAGCTTATAAATGCACCTACACAGTTCTTTGATCAGACACCAAGTGGAAGAATACTTAATAG GTTTTCCTCTGATCTATATACCATCGACGACTCTCTCCCGTTTATTCTCAACATTCTTCTAGCAAATTTTGTTGGCTTGTTAGGGATTATTGTAGTATTGTCTTATGTTCAG GTTCTATTcctgcttctgcttctgccATTTTGGTACATATACAGCAAGCTTCAG GTCTTCTACAGGTCTACTTCAAGGGAACTACGAAGGTTGGACAGTGTTTCACGATCACCGATATATGCATCGTTCACGGAGACACTTGATGGGTCATCAACTATCAGGGCTTTTAAGTCTGAG GAGCATTTTGTAGGTAGATTTATTGAGCATTTGACGCTATACCAGCGGACTTCTTACTCAGAGATAATCGCAAGCTTGTGGCTCTCCTTGCGTCTTCAG TTGTTAGGATCAATGATTGTCTTATTTGTCGCTGTAATGGCTGTCCTCGGCTCCGGGGGGAACTTTCCAATCAGTTTTGGTACACCTGGACTG GTGGGATTAGCGCTCTCATATGCAGCTCCATTGGTTTCTCTGTTAGGAAGCTTGTTAACAAGTTTTactgaaacagaaaaagaaatggtttcTGTTGAAAGGGTTCTCCAG TACATGGATGTGCCTCAAGAAGAAGTTTCAGGTCCTCAATCTCTCAGCGATAAGTGGCCTGTTCACGGATTAGTTGAGTTTCACAATGTGACAATGAGATACATCTCAACTCTGCCTCCGGCCCTCACccaaatttcttttacaatCCAAGGAGGAATGCAT GTAGGAGTAATTGGAAGAACTGGTGCCGGGAAGTCCTCGATCTTGAATGCGCTTTTCCGGCTTACTCCTGTTTGTAGTGGAGAGATATTGGTGGATGGAAAAAACATAAGCCATCTTCCGATAAGAGAACTCCGTTCTTGCCTCGCTGTTGTTCCTCAGAGCCCTTTTCTGTTTCAAGGATCACTGAG GGATAACCTTGATCCTCTTGGGTTGAGTGAGGATTGGAGAATCTGGGAGATCCTAGACAAGTGTAAAGTTAAGGCAGCGGTAGAAAGTGTAGGAGGGTTAGATTCATATGTAAAGGAATCTGGTTGTTCCTTTTCTGTTGGACAGAGACAGCTTTTGTGCCTTGCTCGTGCTTTGCTCAAGTCATCTAAGATCCTATGCCTTGATGAATGCACCGCCAACATCGATGTTCACACAGCTTCCCTACTCCACAACACGATATCGAGTGAATGCAAAGGCGTAACCGTCATTACCATTGCTCACCGCATTTCTACGGTTGTTGATTTAGACAGCATCCTAATTCTTGATCGTGGAATTCTTGTTGAACAAGGAAAACCACAACATCTTTTGCAAGATGACTCCTCAACTTTTTCAAGCTTTGTCAGAGCTTCTCAGTGA